The DNA region ATGTGGAGCCGGATAGGCGAAAGGGTGAAGGCCAACCCCTATCTTGAGCCACTGTGGGAGAGGATAAGGCGTACAGGTGAGATATATGGCAGAACGCTTCCGGAGCTTGATTTCAAGCTCACTCCGGAGAAAGGGAAAAGGGTAAAGTGGACGAATATCGCCGACATCAATGAGGTTCAGGAGAAACTGATCGGGATGTGCATGATCGAGAGCGGGAAGAGATGGAACATGGAGCTTTACGAACTGGTCTCAGCCGTAAGGGAGGCAGGAGACGATCCGATCCGACTCATCGAGGGGAAGCTTGAGGAGGGGAACTATGTGGGGGAGGTGAACGCCGTGAGCATGATGGGTAGATTGGGGGTTTTGACGCCCGATGCCTCCAGGGTGGCGGGGATCCTGATCGACGTGGCTTCGAGCTCAAAGGACCCGTATCTGAGGCGGTGTGCGGTGGAGGAGATGGTCAGATATCCTGAGATCAGGGGGGAGAAGCTATCCATCAGGATGCTGGAGGAGGCGCTGAGCGGAGGGGTGGAGGAGAGGAGGGCTGGTGCTGTGGTGTTGACGCGGATCTACCAGGGCGAGGCGATTGAGACCGTCATCGAGTTTCTGTCTGACGAAGAGGATCCGATCGTCAGGAGAAGGGTCATCTCCGGGTTCCGCTATTGTCTCGACCCCTCGGCCAGGGATGAGGTCCTGAGGTATCTGATCCGCGTTTTCAGGGGAGATCCGGCCTCCACGGTCAGAGGCGAGGCCGTGGTGTGTTACGCCAGACTCGCTGAGGGGGATGAGCTTGAGGCGTTGCGAGGAGCCTTCAAGGACGACGGGGAACTGCTTTACGGGACGGTCGGCGAGCTGGCGCGGAAGCTTTATGCTCACTTGACTGCCACACCTCACATCGCAGAACCTTGCAATAAGCTTCACATAACCACCCCTGGCTGACTAGCCAAGTATGACCGATAAAAGCACACATTGACCAAAAGAGCGCGACCTTGAAAGCATAATAAGAAGCATGTTAAAATAACATGTCAACTGACATGTTAACTAACATGTTCTTGGGATGAGGCAACGATGAGCAAAGAGGAACTCTTGGAACTACTGGACAGATTAAGAAAGGTAGGTGTGGACTTACGGGAGGTCGAGGTCAAGAGAGCGGAAAAGCGATTACCCAGGCGTATCTGGGAGACCTTGTCCGCTTTCGCTAATTCCGCCGGTGGAGGAATCTTGATCTTCGGTGTAGATGAGGGAAGCAACTTCGATATCATCGGCGTGGAAGATCCCGCCAAATTCCAAGCTGATTTAGCCTCAATGTGTGATAATATGGAACCACCTTTACGCCCTGTGATTGACACTCACGAAATAGAAGGTAGGCGGGTGGTAGTGGCGGAGATACCGGAAGTGCCGTTGGAGCAAAAGCCCTGTTTTTACCGTCCTGTCGGCCTTCCCTACGGAGCTTACATCCGGGTTGCTGATGGCGATCGGCGGTTAACGGATTATGAGATTCATCTGTACCTTTCCTGGCGGCAACGGCCACGCTATGATCGAGAACCTGTTGTCGACAAGACCGCTTCAGACCTGAATCCTGATTTACTCCAGTCTTTCCTTGATCATCTTCGTAGCCGTAAACCTGACGCCCCGTATAGCGATTGGGATGATGAGAGGATCTTGCGTACATTCGGTGTCGTTGTAGCACAAAACGGGAGGCTTGTCCCTACGCTTGCGGGTTACCTCTGTTTTGCCGATTTCCCTCAGGATGAGTTTCCTGGTCTTCACCTGACAGTTGTACGATATCCGACCCTTCGTCCCGGCGAGGCGGGCCCTCAAGGAGAACGCCTCCTAGATAACGTCAAAATTGAAGGCAACTTCGTGGAGATGGTGCTGCGAGGGGTCCAGGCTGTTCGGAGAGATATGCAGGTTCGAACGGTTGTTCGAGGGCTTTTTCGGGAAGAGGTTCCGGAATACCCGTTGGAATTTCTCAGAGAGGTTATCGTCAATGCCTTAGCTCATCGTGACTACTCGCCGCAATCGAGGGGCACCCCTGTTCAAGTTCGTCTTTTCCCCGATCGGATAGAGGTGGAGAACCCAGGTGGATTATTCGGGCCGGTTACGGAAGACCGCCTGGGCGAGCCAGGACTCATGGCGACCAGAAACGAAACCTTAATGCGCATCTTGGAGGATCTGCCCGCGGAGCCAGGACGGACCCTATGCGAAAACAGAGGAACAGGGATCGTTACGATGCTGGAAGCTTTAAGGCAGACGGGGCTTCAACCACCTCGGTTTGAGGATCTTCGCACCACTTTCAAGGTCACCGCTAACAATGCGGGCCTGTTAGATGAGAAAACACTCGACTGGCTCAATCAACTCAGGAATATACCGCTCTCCGATACGCAAAGGATCGCCCTCGTTTATGCCCGTCGAAACGGCCGAATCACCCACTCTGATTATCGCCGCCTTCATCCCTCTATGGACCCCGCCTCCATCACCCGTGAACTGTCTGATCTCGTTCGCAAAGGGTTATTAGAGCAACATGGCACTCGCCGATGGACCGTTTATACCTTATCTTCCCCCGCGGAATCTCCAGTTTCCCCCGAAAGATTTTCAAAGCGTGAGGGTATTCTCCGGTTACTGGCGCAGGAGGGAGAGTTGAGCACGAGCGAGATAGCGGATCGTCTTGGATTAAAAGAGACGGTGGTGCGGTACTGGCTTCGACGTCTACGTCAGGAAGGGATGGTGGAGCCAACCACGGATAGCGTTAAAAGCCCAAGGGTGCGATATCGTCTGGTTTCCGTGGATCGAAAGGAAACCTCCCACCAAAATTTCCCTGGGAAATGAGGTAAAAAATCCCCTCCTTCTCCGTTATATATAGTGAAGGGTTCTAAAGGGGCAGCTATGCCGATAATCAGGCAGAAGGTCGCTGAGGGTCAAGGGTCTGGAGTCCAGGGTCTAGTGTCTTTTTTATCTCTTGACTCTCGTCTCTCGACTCTTGATCATCTTTCAACCTGTCTCGGAGGTGGAACGAGATGCTCACCGTGAGGGTTCTCTCCAGGTCAACCGGGAGGCCAGTCAAGGGGGCGAGGGTGTCGGTAGAGTTCAGCGGGATAAGCAGGGGTATAACCTCGCCCGAATACACAGACTCTCAGGGGGAGGCACACTTCGACGCCTCGCCCGGAGAAGGCAAGGTGTTCGTGAACGGCAAAACCGTCTACAAAGGCAGAATTGCCGGGAGGATGGTGGTTTGTGCCTAATTAGCTTTTCCTTATAACATATGCGAGGAGGTAGCAAGATGAAACGTTTAGTGAAATTGATATTTCTTCCGTGGTTTCTAGTTTTTCCCTTTCTTGCGGAAAGCTCATTTACAATTAAAGTATGGGACAGCGTAGAGGAACTTAGACAATGGAGATTCGCTGGGACAGAAAGTATTTCCTCAAATCCCACTGGTGACGGTTTTATAGTCATAAACCCTGGAAACGATCCACAAATCACAAGCCCGTCTCTTTCGATTCCTATTGATCAAATAGGTTCGATTAGCTTTACGGGAGCGAACTTCGGAGCAAATACAGAACTGCGGTTTTACCTGAGTTTCGATGGGAAGAGATATAACGAGACCAATGCTGTGTCCCGTAACTTCCCTAACGATGGCAAGTGGCACACAATCGCGATAAACATCCAAGATGTCTCCGGATGGAATACAGCGAACAAACTCACCGGCTTGCGGATTGATCCTGTCAAGAACGGTGTTCCAGTGAATGGGAATGATAATGTGTTTATCTCAAGAATAAAGATAAAAGGGGAAGAAGTAAAAGTTGACATAAATCAGGTCAGAATGATAAGCGGCATAATCCTGCATCCGTCGGAAACTGTGCGTGTGTCTTCGGGTCCAGATGACAAAAACTTGAAGGTAGAGTTTACAATCAAGAATTACAATCAAAGTTCCATAACCTTGGATGATGTTGGCTGTGCTGTGTTGCACAAGAACGGGAACCATCTCTTTGATATCCTATCTGAGAAGAATGTGGTAATAGGAGCAAATAAAACCTTCAAGTATTCAAAACAGGCATATATTACGAAAGTCGGGGATTACAAGGTGATAGCGCGCTACAAGTACAAAGGCGAGTGGCGTGATATACCTACTGATTCTGGAAGTGTTAATCCTAAGAGTTTCAAGGTAGTCTCTGGTGGCAAGCCCAATCTTCAGCCATATCAACCTCCTGGATGGGACAATGAGATAGTAGTATCTCCTAAGGTAGGGGATCATTCTGCAGGTGCAATTTATGCTGGCAAGCCTGCATACTTTGATTATGCCTTTATCAACAACAGTAATGTGGATATTACGACTTCTTTCACGGTGAAGCTATACATAGATGGTAAGGTAGTTCACACTAAGACGGTAGATAGTTTGTCTGCTCATAGTTGGGGGTATTATGAAGATTTCAAGACGACTTTACCGGCGGGAGAGCATAAGATTGATATGGTAGTTGATGCCTCATCAAATGTTGATGAAAATAATGAAAATGATAATACATATAGAATGACAATTAATATCGAGAAACCCACTTTGAGCATTGCAGAGTTAATTCGAGAATTGAAGGGCGATGTTACATGGGTAACCGTTGATGATAAGAAATATGGCATTGTTAAACTGAAAAGGCACATTGACCCTGCAACATTATCTACCTCTACAGATGGGGTAAAGATATTATACGTAGATGCTAATTGGAATCCTATTTCATCCTATAACCTTGCGAAGAAAATTGAGCTAATCAGAAGAGCTCGTGAATATTCCTCTACTGGGGCGATGTTTTCTCATGAAGCTATCGAAGGGCTTATATATGGGGTAAAAGAGCTGAAAAGTAGCTACCGGCTAGCCGAGATATCAGAGCTCATGCAAAAGTTGACAGCAAAGACACTAGTTGGTTCGATAAAAACTTGGTTAACGGGTGGGTCAGTATCGATAGGGGAAATTATTACTGAGGATCTTATCAATGGGGCTCAAGATTTTGTTGAGTCAAGCTTAAGAGATCCTCAAATTTTATTAAAAGCACTAGGGTATACAAGCCTTGAAGTAGCACAAAACAAGTTTGAAAAGGCTGAGGAAATACTAGCAGGTCAACCTATAAAGGACTATCAAACCGCTTTATCCTTCCTACAGTATGCTCACAATGGACTAGCAGAATATAATGCAAGCGTATATCTCTTCGATGCTATTTATGATATGTCGAAGACTACATTGGGTTACTTTAAAGAGGTAGGGGTGAAAATCTTTAAAGAGGTAGCAGGTATCTTCAGTAAGATCAAAAAATGGATTCGCAGATCAAAAGTAACTTCTGACTACGCGGAATATATTGATAAGATAGCTAGCCTAATAGAGGTTAAGAAATATAGCGAACTATTAAAGGAACGCGGTTTCGATGAATCTAGTCTCTCCAGAAGTTGCGCTGTTATTTACACGATTAGCCTATCCCATCGCAGCCAAGAAAAACTCCCAACTTATACCCTAAGAACATTAGCCATAGGCAAAGGAAATATAAGTCCAGCAGGCGGGAGTTATAATTACAGCACTCAAATAACACTTAAGGCTATACCCTCCGAAGGCTGGAAATTTGAATCTTGGGGAGGAGATATTAGAAGTTGCTCTAATCCGATAACAATCACGGTAGATGATGATAAAGTCATCACAGCTTATTTCTCTAGACTGCAGAAAGAACTACCGGATAGGATACTCGTTAAAGACCCAGATGGGAAAATATTCTGGGTTCAAAACGGGAAACGCTATCATGTATTAAACACGGGTATTCTTTCCAAGATGAGGGGCGTACCAAGTTGGAGCCGTCAGTTTACATTTCCTCTCTCTATCATTAATAAGTATCAAGAGGGACCGAAGTTTATATCATTAAGCGCTGATTCTGATGGTTTACTGATTCGCCAGCGAGGTGACAGAGCCATCTACCTAATGGAAAATGGAAAAAGGAGGTTAATAACGACGGAAGGACTTTTCCTTTACAAACTTAAATTCGATTGGGATGATGTGATAATTATTTCTGAGGAGATTCTGAACATGGTCCCGGAAGGTGATGAAATACTTCCTGAGATTTCAGCCGCTCCATCTTCCGGAGCTATTAGTGAAAGCTTCGTTATAACACTACGGTATTTTCAACCTAACAGCGGAATTAAACTTTTTGTCAAAGATCCCGGAAATGTTGAGAAAGTCTTGAAGGTTTTGACCGCTGATGATAAAGGCTCCGCGAGCTACAAGTTCTTACCTCCGAGCGAGGGAGTTTACACATTTTGGGGAGTATATGAATTAGATCCATCCACGACAACTCGTAAAGTTCAAATCGAAGTTAACCCCCCAACCGGTGTTATCAAGCCTATGGCTGATTTTATAGCTTCTCAAACAAGCGGATATGCTCCTTTGGTGGTCCAATTCACAGATCGCTCATCGGGAAATCCGACAAGCTGGAACTGGGATTTCGGCGATGGCAGCACTAGTACCCACCAGAATCCTTCTCATGTTTATACTGTTCCAGGAATTTACACTGTAACATTGATCGTTAGTAGCAGTGCTGGTTCTGATGTTGAAACTAAAGTGGATTATATAAACGTCAAAACCCCGATTAATGATACAAACCTTACCAATTTGATAAATTCAATAAATGAATACCTTAAAAATAGTCCGATGAAAGGAGAAGGGGAACATTTTGTCAAATGGGGAAGGTATTTCAATGTGGATCCGCGCTTTGTCGTAGCTATAGCAGGTGCAGAAAGCAGCTTTGGAAAGAATCCATGTGGTAATCAATATAACGCATGGGGGTGGAAGCCAGAGGGAATTTGCTGGTCAGGCTTCGAGCCCGGATGGGACCCTGATACTAATCAAAATGCCTACAGTGATGCCCCTGGTTTCACTCCTAGTAAAGGCATTTACATGGAAACAGGTTACGAAGATGGCATTTTCTGGATAACTCGAAATTTGAGAAGAGAGTATCTCGATAAAGGACTAAATACCGTAGAGGAAATTGGCGAAAAATGGTGCCCTGAAGATACCGCAAATTGGATCGAGAACGTG from Candidatus Poribacteria bacterium includes:
- a CDS encoding putative DNA binding domain-containing protein codes for the protein MSKEELLELLDRLRKVGVDLREVEVKRAEKRLPRRIWETLSAFANSAGGGILIFGVDEGSNFDIIGVEDPAKFQADLASMCDNMEPPLRPVIDTHEIEGRRVVVAEIPEVPLEQKPCFYRPVGLPYGAYIRVADGDRRLTDYEIHLYLSWRQRPRYDREPVVDKTASDLNPDLLQSFLDHLRSRKPDAPYSDWDDERILRTFGVVVAQNGRLVPTLAGYLCFADFPQDEFPGLHLTVVRYPTLRPGEAGPQGERLLDNVKIEGNFVEMVLRGVQAVRRDMQVRTVVRGLFREEVPEYPLEFLREVIVNALAHRDYSPQSRGTPVQVRLFPDRIEVENPGGLFGPVTEDRLGEPGLMATRNETLMRILEDLPAEPGRTLCENRGTGIVTMLEALRQTGLQPPRFEDLRTTFKVTANNAGLLDEKTLDWLNQLRNIPLSDTQRIALVYARRNGRITHSDYRRLHPSMDPASITRELSDLVRKGLLEQHGTRRWTVYTLSSPAESPVSPERFSKREGILRLLAQEGELSTSEIADRLGLKETVVRYWLRRLRQEGMVEPTTDSVKSPRVRYRLVSVDRKETSHQNFPGK